Proteins found in one Triticum aestivum cultivar Chinese Spring chromosome 4D, IWGSC CS RefSeq v2.1, whole genome shotgun sequence genomic segment:
- the LOC123100565 gene encoding transcription factor MYB120, producing MAMDAMSSAVLQGAWRKGPWTALEDRLLTEYVQQQGEGSWNSVAKLTGLRRSGKSCRLRWVNYLRPDLKRGKITADEETVILQLHAMLGNRWSAIARCLPGRTDNEIKNYWRTHFKKARPSRRARAQLLHQYQLQQQQQHRQYLHALHLLQQQQQEMQMQLQMEQQTHQPQVMMMQQQSPPEEDQAVITTVGNMNSMEAAECYCPCPAASAVLDLPLPADDEDALWDSLWRLVDGEDGSSGGDSGEY from the exons ATGGCCATGGACGCGATGAGCAGCGCGGTGTTGCAGGGGGCGTGGAGGAAGGGGCCATGGACGGCGCTGGAGGACCGGCTGCTGACCGAGTACGTGCAGCAGCAGGGCGAGGGCAGCTGGAACTCCGTCGCCAAGCTCACCGGGCTGCGGCGGAGCGGCAAGAGCTGCCGGCTGCGGTGGGTGAACTACCTCCGGCCGGACCTGAAGCGGGGCAAGATCACCGCCGACGAGGAGACCGTCATCCTCCAGCTCCACGCCATGCTCGGCAACAG GTGGTCGGCGATCGCGCGGTGCCTGCCGGGGAGGACGGACAACGAGATCAAGAACTACTGGCGGACGCACTTCAAGAAGGCGCGGCCGTCCAGGCGGGCCAGGGCGCAGCTGCTGCACCAGTAccagctccagcagcagcagcagcaccgccAGTACCTCCACGCGCTGCAcctcctccagcagcagcagcaggagatgCAGATGCAGCTGCAGATGGAGCAGCAGACCCACCAGCCGCAGGTGATGATGATGCAGCAGCAGAGCCCGCCGGAGGAGGACCAGGCCGTGATCACCACCGTCGGCAACATGAACAGCATGGAGGCTGCGGAGTGCTACTGCCCGTGCCCGGCGGCGTCGGCGGTGCTCGACCTTCCGCTCCcggccgacgacgaggacgcgctCTGGGACAGCCTCTGGCGGCTCGTCGACGGCGAGGACGGCTCCAGCGGAGGCGACTCAGGCGAGTACTAG
- the LOC123098983 gene encoding E3 ubiquitin-protein ligase WAV3, which yields MADAWGRAKRALATKLCIRLPDRQRALEDAPPPPPPGREAHHPTTAVEAGPATGEEKARSPSVSSRRLSSSGSRGSKRVCAICLGSMRTGHGQALFTAECSHKFHFHCITSNVRHGNHICPICRADWKELPFQGPQLADATHGRARVSPVNWPQDDGHMAVIRRLSNSYSGNLLEQFPVFRTPEADIFNDDEQIDIQSETVEDSNAVTGSVEIKTYAEVQAIQQSVTQKVFSILIHLKAPKSLESVSSRAPLDLVTVLDVSGSMKGAKLALLKKAMGFVIQTLGPNDRLSVIAFSSTARRLFPLRQMNVNGRMQAMHAVNSLVDGGGTNISDGLKKGAKVIEHRRLKNPVCSIILLSDGQDTYSVPTFDDGVQTNHSMLVPPSILPGTGNHVQIHTFGFGADHDSAAMHAIAETSSGTFSFIDAEGSIQNGFAQCIGGLLSVVVKEMRLGVECVDEGVVLTSIKSGGYASEVAVDGRNGSVDIGDLYADEERGFLITLHVPAAQGQQTVLIKPSCTYQDAVTTESIQVHGSEVSVERPAYSVDCKMSPEVEREWHRVQAMEDMSAARAAADGGDFSQAVSILEGRTRILESQAAQSSDSQCLALITELREMQERVESRRRYDESGRAFMLAGLSSHSWQRATARGDSTELNTQIHTYQTPSMVDMLHRSQTLVPAVVEMLNRSPTVAPSRGSGRSVRSTKSFSERLA from the exons ATGGCGGACGCCTGGGGCCGGGCCAAGCGCGCGCTCGCCACCAAGCTCTGCATCCGCCTGCCGGACCGCCAGAGGGCCCTCgaggacgccccgccgccgccgccgccgggacgcGAGGCGCACCATCCAACGACGGCGGTGGAGGCCGGCCCGGCGACGGGGGAGGAGAAGGCGAGGTCGCCGTCCGTGTCCTCGCGGCGGCTCTCCAGCTCCGGCAGCCGGGGCTCCAAG AGGGTATGTGCCATCTGCCTTGGCAGTATGAGGACAGGGCACGGACAGGCCCTGTTTACTGCTGAATGCTCCCATAAGTTCCATTTCCATTGCATCACCTCAAATGTTAGGCATGGCAACCATATCTGCCCAATATGCCGTGCCGACTGGAAAGAACTGCCCTTCCAGGGACCTCAACTTGCAGATGCCACTCATGGGAGAGCTAGAGTAAGCCCGGTAAATTGGCCCCAAGACGACGGACACATGGCTGTTATCCGCAGGCTTTCCAACTCATACAGTGGAAATCTGCTGGAGCAATTTCCTGTCTTCCGTACTCCCGAGGCAGACATTTTCAATGACGACGAGCAAATAGATATTCAGTCTGAAACTGTGGAGGACAGCAATGCAGTTACTGGTTCGGTTGAAATCAAGACATATGCAGAAGTGCAAGCCATACAGCAATCAGTGACCCAGAAGGTCTTCTCTATCTTGATCCATCTCAAGGCTCCGAAGTCCTTGGAGTCCGTGAGCTCCCGTGCACCTCTTGACCTTGTGACCGTGCTTGATGTCAGTGGCAGCATGAAAGGGGCAAAACTTGCACTTCTCAAGAAGGCAATGGGCTTTGTCATCCAGACGCTTGGGCCCAATGACCGGCTGTCTGTCATTGCCTTCTCATCTACGGCACGGAGGCTCTTTCCCCTTCGCCAAATGAACGTCAACGGACGAATGCAAGCCATGCATGCTGTGAATTCCCTTGTTGATGGCGGTGGCACAAACATTTCTGATGGGCTAAAGAAGGGTGCTAAAGTCATTGAGCACCGTCGGCTGAAGAATCCTGTTTGCAGCATCATTCTTCTGTCGGATGGTCAAGACACATATTCGGTGCCAACCTTTGACGACGGGGTTCAGACAAACCACAGCATGCTTGTTCCTCCCTCAATCCTGCCTGGAACAGGTAATCATGTGCAAATCCACACCTTTGGTTTCGGCGCAGATCATGACTCGGCGGCGATGCATGCTATTGCGGAGACATCTAGCGGCACATTCTCATTTATTGATGCTGAAGGCTCAATCCAGAACGGATTTGCTCAGTGTATTGGTGGCCTCCTCAGTGTTGTGGTCAAGGAGATGCGGCTGGGCGTCGAGTGTGTGGACGAAGGCGTGGTACTCACCTCCATCAAGTCAGGCGGCTATGCAAGTGAAGTAGCCGTGGATGGACGTAACGGGTCAGTCGATATCGGCGACCTGTATGCAGATGAAGAGAGGGGGTTTCTGATCACCCTACATGTCCCAGCTGCACAGGGGCAGCAGACTGTACTGATCAAACCAAGCTGTACATACCAAGATGCAGTTACAACAGAGAGCATTCAGGTACATGGTTCAGAAGTGAGTGTTGAGCGTCCTGCATACTCTGTGGACTGCAAAATGTCTCCCGAGGTTGAGCGTGAGTGGCACCGCGTTCAAGCCATGGAGGACATGTCTGCTGCGCGGGCTGCAGCCGACGGAGGCGATTTCTCCCAGGCCGTGTCGATCCTCGAAGGCCGCACGAGGATCCTGGAGTCACAGGCAGCGCAATCTTCAGACAGCCAGTGCCTGGCGCTGATCACGGAGCTGAGGGAGATGCAGGAGAGGGTGGAAAGCCGGAGGAGGTACGACGAATCAGGCAGGGCCTTCATGCTGGCAGGCCTGAGCTCGCACTCGTGGCAGAGGGCCACGGCGCGCGGCGACTCGACGGAGCTCAACACCCAAATCCACACCTACCAGACGCCGTCGATGGTCGACATGCTGCACCGCTCGCAGACTCTCGTGCCCGCCGTCGTCGAGATGCTGAACCGCTCCCCGACCGTTGCTCCTTCACGCGGCTCCGGCCGGTCGGTGAGGTCGACAAAATCCTTCTCCGAGCGGCTGGCGTGA